In Bacillus sp. NP247, one DNA window encodes the following:
- a CDS encoding LLM class flavin-dependent oxidoreductase — translation MEKYRMDTSKGIEFGLYSIGDHILNPHNGSKISAEKRIQELIETAKLADEAGIDVFAVGESHQAHFTTQAHTVILGAIAQATKNIKIASSATVLSTSDPVRVYEDFATIDLISNGRAEIVAGRGSRIGGYSLLGYDVNYYEELFEEKMDLLLKINKEESVTWKGQFRTSLEHATIIPRAKNNNIPIWRAVGGPPASAIKAGRAGVPMMLTTLGGPAVNFKVSIDAYREAAEQSGFDPATLPIATTSLFYTAENSQDVLSEYYPHINAGMLALRGGGYPKQQFTNAVDHRDALMIGSPQQIIEKMLYQYELFGQQRFMAQIDFGGVPFDKIEKNIELIANEIMPAVRKYTTK, via the coding sequence ATGGAAAAATACCGTATGGATACAAGTAAAGGAATTGAGTTTGGACTATATTCAATTGGGGATCATATTTTAAATCCGCATAATGGTTCGAAAATAAGTGCAGAAAAAAGAATTCAGGAACTAATTGAAACAGCTAAGTTAGCAGATGAAGCTGGAATTGATGTGTTTGCTGTCGGTGAAAGTCATCAAGCGCATTTTACAACACAAGCGCATACAGTTATTTTAGGAGCTATTGCACAAGCTACGAAAAATATTAAAATCGCGAGTTCTGCAACAGTATTAAGTACGTCAGATCCGGTTCGTGTATATGAGGACTTTGCCACAATCGATTTAATTTCTAATGGTCGTGCTGAAATCGTTGCTGGTCGTGGATCTCGTATTGGAGGATATAGTTTACTTGGTTACGATGTAAATTATTATGAAGAACTATTTGAAGAGAAGATGGATCTTTTATTAAAAATAAATAAAGAAGAAAGTGTAACATGGAAAGGGCAGTTTAGAACGTCACTGGAACATGCGACAATTATACCGAGAGCTAAAAATAACAATATACCAATTTGGCGTGCTGTTGGAGGGCCACCTGCTAGTGCAATTAAGGCAGGACGCGCAGGTGTACCAATGATGCTTACGACACTTGGTGGCCCAGCTGTTAATTTTAAAGTTTCGATTGATGCATATCGTGAAGCGGCTGAGCAAAGTGGTTTTGATCCAGCAACACTGCCAATTGCGACAACAAGTTTATTTTATACAGCAGAAAATTCACAAGATGTACTTAGTGAATATTATCCTCATATTAATGCTGGTATGCTTGCACTACGCGGTGGTGGGTATCCAAAACAACAATTTACTAATGCAGTAGATCACCGTGATGCGTTAATGATTGGTAGCCCGCAACAAATTATTGAAAAAATGCTTTACCAATATGAATTATTTGGCCAGCAACGTTTTATGGCACAAATTGATTTTGGCGGTGTACCATTTGATAAGATTGAGAAAAACATTGAATTAATTGCTAATGAAATTATGCCGGCTGTTAGAAAATATACAACGAAATAA
- the cydA gene encoding cytochrome ubiquinol oxidase subunit I has translation METLELARIQFASTTIFHYFFVPLSIGLAFIIALMQTLYVVKGQEVYKKMTKFWTQIFLVNFAVGVVTGILQEFQFGMNWSTYSRFVGDVFGPSLAIEGLLAFFIESTFLGLWVFGEDKLPKRVHLLCIWLLSIGTMLSAFWILTASAFMQSPVGYEMAADGRAQMNDFLAIIQNPQLWVQFPHTITAALATGAFFIAGVSAWKIAKQQETEVFKKSFRVSIVVGTISTALVLFFGHAQAQNLIKTHPMKMAAAEALWNTSEDPAPFTVFAKIDTEKKENSFEIQIPYMLSLLSYDKFSGQVEGMNQIQKQYEEKYGPGDYIPPVHIMFWSFRAMVMSGTFMLLLGAYGWFLSRKDRLAEKTWYLKLMVYAIALPFIGNTVGWIMTEMGRQPWVVFGVMKTEDAVSPNVSFGEVLFSLVSFTSLYVIIGGITVYLFVRIIKGHANKKTKKDYQSHDPFDKEEEYVIS, from the coding sequence ATGGAAACGCTCGAATTGGCACGAATACAATTTGCATCTACAACGATTTTTCATTACTTTTTCGTTCCGCTATCTATTGGTTTAGCTTTTATCATTGCGTTAATGCAAACGTTGTATGTGGTAAAGGGACAAGAAGTTTATAAGAAAATGACAAAGTTTTGGACACAAATATTCCTTGTTAACTTTGCAGTAGGTGTTGTAACAGGTATTTTACAAGAATTTCAGTTTGGTATGAACTGGTCAACATATTCACGTTTTGTTGGTGATGTTTTCGGACCGTCACTGGCGATTGAAGGTTTATTAGCATTTTTCATTGAGTCTACATTCCTAGGTTTATGGGTATTCGGTGAGGATAAACTTCCGAAGCGAGTTCACCTTTTATGTATTTGGCTCCTCTCAATAGGAACAATGTTATCCGCATTTTGGATTTTAACTGCAAGTGCATTTATGCAGTCCCCAGTAGGATATGAAATGGCTGCAGATGGACGTGCGCAGATGAATGATTTCTTGGCGATTATTCAAAATCCACAACTATGGGTGCAATTCCCGCATACAATTACAGCGGCACTTGCAACAGGTGCATTCTTTATTGCTGGTGTTAGCGCATGGAAAATTGCAAAACAACAAGAGACTGAGGTGTTTAAGAAGTCTTTCCGAGTTTCTATCGTTGTTGGAACAATTTCAACAGCATTGGTATTATTTTTCGGTCATGCACAAGCGCAAAATTTAATTAAGACACATCCGATGAAAATGGCGGCAGCTGAAGCATTATGGAATACGAGTGAGGATCCAGCGCCATTTACAGTATTTGCGAAAATTGATACAGAGAAGAAAGAAAATTCGTTTGAAATTCAAATCCCTTATATGCTAAGTCTATTGTCATACGATAAATTTAGCGGTCAAGTTGAAGGGATGAATCAAATTCAAAAACAATATGAAGAAAAATATGGACCCGGAGATTATATTCCGCCAGTACATATTATGTTCTGGAGTTTTAGAGCGATGGTAATGAGTGGAACATTCATGCTTCTTCTAGGAGCGTACGGCTGGTTCTTATCAAGAAAAGATCGTTTAGCTGAAAAAACTTGGTATTTAAAATTAATGGTATATGCAATTGCACTACCGTTTATCGGAAATACAGTAGGTTGGATTATGACTGAAATGGGACGTCAGCCTTGGGTTGTCTTCGGTGTTATGAAAACAGAAGATGCAGTATCTCCAAACGTTTCATTTGGAGAAGTATTATTCTCTCTTGTTTCATTCACATCACTATATGTAATTATTGGAGGCATTACTGTTTACTTATTCGTTCGTATCATTAAAGGACATGCGAATAAGAAAACGAAAAAGGATTATCAGAGCCATGATCCATTTGATAAGGAGGAAGAGTATGTTATCTCTTAA
- the cydB gene encoding cytochrome d ubiquinol oxidase subunit II produces MLSLNELWFLIISTLFVGFFVLEGFDFGVGIVSRFLGKNDLEKRIYLNTIGPFWHANEVWLVCAGGAMFAAFPHWYATLFSGFYIPFVFMLLALIIRGVSFKFRAKIENHKWKSFWDWGMFIGSMLPPILWGVAIANFMTGVPIDESKNMVGGFMKLLHPFALLGGVMFLLLCIVHGLQFLTIRTTGKLRERARIAAAKIAPFALITLLVFAAVGLWKTDIFTAHGSEWLMVPIGAFVALFVSTLLNKRRRDGWAFFMTSLTIILLSASVFIGMFPRVMISSLGAVNDLTIYNAASGPYALKLMSYFSLAILPFVIGSQIWSFYVFRQPVKSDKDLEY; encoded by the coding sequence ATGTTATCTCTTAATGAGTTGTGGTTTCTAATTATCTCAACCTTATTCGTTGGCTTCTTTGTACTTGAAGGTTTCGATTTTGGTGTAGGAATCGTTTCAAGGTTTTTAGGAAAGAATGATTTGGAAAAGCGTATATATTTAAATACAATTGGACCGTTTTGGCACGCTAATGAAGTATGGCTTGTTTGTGCTGGTGGCGCTATGTTTGCGGCATTTCCGCATTGGTATGCAACTTTATTTAGTGGGTTCTATATTCCGTTTGTGTTTATGCTTCTTGCATTAATTATAAGAGGTGTTTCCTTTAAATTCCGTGCGAAAATAGAAAACCATAAGTGGAAAAGTTTCTGGGATTGGGGCATGTTTATTGGAAGCATGCTACCTCCTATACTTTGGGGAGTTGCAATTGCAAACTTTATGACAGGTGTACCAATTGATGAAAGTAAAAATATGGTAGGCGGATTTATGAAATTACTTCACCCATTTGCATTACTTGGAGGAGTTATGTTTCTTCTTCTATGTATTGTTCATGGTTTGCAATTTCTTACTATACGTACAACAGGAAAATTACGAGAACGCGCACGTATTGCCGCAGCAAAGATTGCACCTTTTGCATTAATAACACTTCTTGTTTTTGCAGCTGTAGGGTTATGGAAAACAGATATTTTCACTGCACATGGTTCAGAGTGGCTAATGGTTCCGATTGGAGCTTTTGTAGCACTATTTGTTTCTACTTTATTAAATAAAAGAAGAAGAGATGGTTGGGCCTTCTTTATGACGAGCTTAACAATCATTTTGCTCAGTGCAAGTGTGTTCATCGGTATGTTCCCGCGTGTCATGATTAGCTCATTAGGAGCGGTAAATGATTTGACAATTTATAATGCGGCATCAGGACCTTATGCATTAAAACTGATGAGCTATTTTTCTCTTGCTATTTTACCATTTGTTATCGGTAGTCAAATATGGAGTTTCTATGTATTTAGACAACCTGTTAAGTCAGACAAAGATTTGGAGTACTAA
- the cydD gene encoding thiol reductant ABC exporter subunit CydD, producing the protein MKRKRGLPSYPGSRALYVTLSLISILEACSIIAQTVFLARAITFLFHGETVQAVLNETVYFGITFAARQMLVRTSQILVERFAEKTGFALRKKLIEAYFTLGPRFVQTNGTGHLVTLSIEGIEKFKTYIELTIPKMIRSSIVPVIIVLYVFTLDIESGIILGVTIPIVIIFMILLGLAAQKMADSQYETYRVLSNHFVDTLKGLETLKYLGKSKQHEGKIEKVSKRYRKATMRTLRVAFLSSFALDFFTSLSIAFVAVGLGIRLIDGTIILLPALTILILAPEYFLPIKQVGANYHATLDGQLAMEQIEEILQKQKEIEKKDSNVDIVWNSSSSLKLQDVKVKNDESEKAILEGIDFTWKGNGAIGIIGESGAGKSTLIDVLAGFLPPSGGKMLVNGVEIGESTREDWQKNIAYIPQQPYIFPLSLKDNICFYETNTTDEEVERVINEVGLRSLVALLPHGMYERIGEGGRMLSGGQEQRVAMARALLSKKPIILLDEPTAHLDIETEFEIKQSMLRLFEGKLVFLATHRLHWMKQMDHILILNKGEIKESGTYEELLKNETLHFHREERGER; encoded by the coding sequence ATGAAAAGAAAAAGAGGACTTCCGTCGTATCCTGGTAGCCGAGCTTTATATGTGACTTTAAGCCTTATTAGCATTTTAGAGGCGTGTAGTATTATTGCACAGACAGTGTTTTTAGCACGAGCGATCACATTTTTATTTCATGGAGAAACAGTGCAAGCTGTGCTAAATGAAACTGTTTATTTTGGGATCACGTTTGCAGCACGCCAAATGTTGGTGCGAACATCGCAAATATTGGTTGAGCGTTTCGCTGAAAAAACAGGATTTGCATTACGTAAAAAGTTAATAGAAGCATATTTTACGTTAGGACCGAGATTTGTCCAAACGAATGGGACTGGTCATCTGGTTACTTTATCGATAGAAGGTATTGAGAAATTTAAAACATATATTGAATTGACAATTCCTAAAATGATTAGAAGTAGTATCGTACCAGTAATAATCGTTCTATATGTTTTTACACTGGACATTGAGTCTGGAATCATTTTAGGTGTAACGATTCCAATCGTGATTATATTTATGATCCTTCTCGGATTAGCAGCGCAGAAAATGGCGGATAGCCAATATGAGACATATCGTGTACTTTCTAATCATTTTGTAGATACGTTAAAAGGATTAGAAACATTAAAGTATTTAGGGAAAAGTAAACAGCACGAAGGAAAGATTGAAAAAGTAAGTAAACGATATAGAAAAGCAACGATGCGTACTTTGCGAGTTGCTTTTCTTTCTTCTTTTGCATTAGATTTCTTTACGAGTTTATCAATTGCATTTGTAGCAGTCGGATTAGGGATACGGTTAATAGATGGAACGATAATACTATTGCCAGCTCTTACGATTTTAATTTTAGCGCCGGAATATTTTCTGCCGATAAAACAGGTTGGAGCGAATTATCATGCTACATTAGATGGACAACTTGCAATGGAGCAAATAGAAGAAATTCTACAGAAACAAAAAGAAATAGAAAAGAAAGATTCAAATGTAGATATAGTATGGAATTCTTCTAGCAGCTTGAAATTACAAGATGTAAAAGTAAAGAATGATGAATCTGAAAAGGCTATATTAGAGGGAATTGATTTTACTTGGAAAGGTAACGGTGCTATAGGCATTATTGGTGAAAGTGGGGCAGGGAAATCAACGTTAATCGATGTGTTAGCAGGATTTCTACCTCCTTCGGGTGGGAAGATGTTAGTAAATGGTGTGGAAATTGGTGAATCTACTCGAGAAGATTGGCAAAAAAATATTGCTTATATTCCGCAGCAACCTTATATTTTTCCACTTTCATTAAAAGATAATATTTGTTTCTATGAAACGAATACAACTGATGAAGAAGTTGAGAGAGTTATTAATGAAGTTGGTCTTCGTTCGCTCGTTGCATTATTACCACATGGGATGTACGAAAGAATTGGAGAAGGTGGACGTATGCTTAGTGGCGGACAAGAACAACGTGTCGCTATGGCACGTGCACTTTTAAGTAAAAAGCCAATCATTTTATTAGATGAACCTACAGCACATCTTGATATTGAAACTGAATTTGAAATAAAGCAATCGATGTTACGTCTGTTTGAAGGTAAGCTAGTATTTCTTGCAACGCATCGTCTCCATTGGATGAAGCAAATGGATCATATTCTTATTTTAAATAAAGGGGAAATTAAAGAAAGTGGAACATATGAAGAGCTTTTAAAGAATGAGACATTACATTTTCATAGGGAAGAGAGGGGAGAGCGATGA
- the cydC gene encoding thiol reductant ABC exporter subunit CydC: MSNWIKPHIQQNKGRMTLTIFLGLLGVSSGAMLLFISGYLISKSALRPENVMVVYVPIVATRAFSIGQAVFHYLERLVGHDVVLRILEKMRTKLYRIVEPQALFLRSRFQTGDVLGVLSDDIEHLQNLYLRTIFPSILALVVYSIFVLVIGAFDLVFALIAACMLAVIVFLLPFVSLFLMKRHHVALKRGRNRLYQQLTDAVFGLSDWQASGRKDEFINAYVEQNVQLLKTEKRVKRWYHIRDSIIHLIVGIVVISMILWTGNQAASEQIAPTVIAAFVLMTLSVTNVLIPVSDAIDRIPSYIESVHRLNVVESDSSLDDGKELPGDKEYVVPKHVDIELSNVSYNYPNSNESVLKDVSLQIKAGKKIAILGRSGTGKSTLLKLLTGALRPVNGQVILNGEQAHTDFLSKYISVLNQKPHLFDTTIGNNVRIGKPEANDEEIWKALEKAQLAPHIASLPDGLQTKMHEMGKRFSGGERQRVAFARTLMQEAPVIVLDEPTIGLDPKTELALIETMFSATEEKTVIWITHHLVGIEHVDEVIFLDSGQIAMQGSHEQLLKENEKYRRLYELDKGI; this comes from the coding sequence ATGAGTAACTGGATTAAACCTCATATACAGCAAAATAAAGGTAGAATGACGTTGACTATTTTCCTCGGGCTTCTTGGAGTTAGTTCAGGTGCGATGTTACTTTTCATTTCAGGTTATTTAATTTCTAAATCTGCTCTCAGACCAGAAAATGTAATGGTTGTATATGTTCCTATAGTTGCAACGCGTGCGTTTAGTATAGGGCAAGCTGTCTTTCATTATTTAGAGCGTTTAGTAGGGCATGACGTCGTTCTACGAATTTTAGAAAAAATGAGGACAAAACTATATAGAATTGTAGAACCACAGGCGTTATTTTTGCGCTCAAGATTTCAAACTGGTGATGTACTAGGTGTATTGTCTGATGATATAGAACATTTACAGAATCTATATTTACGTACAATATTCCCTAGTATATTAGCGTTAGTTGTATATAGCATTTTCGTACTTGTTATCGGTGCATTTGACTTAGTATTTGCACTTATCGCGGCTTGTATGTTAGCTGTTATTGTTTTTCTTCTTCCATTCGTATCACTATTTTTGATGAAACGACATCATGTTGCTTTGAAGCGAGGAAGAAATCGTTTGTATCAACAATTGACAGATGCTGTATTTGGGTTATCTGATTGGCAGGCGAGTGGTAGAAAAGATGAATTTATTAATGCGTATGTAGAGCAAAATGTCCAGCTGTTAAAGACAGAAAAGAGAGTGAAACGCTGGTACCATATTCGGGATAGTATCATTCATTTAATAGTAGGTATTGTAGTTATTTCGATGATTTTGTGGACTGGCAATCAAGCGGCAAGTGAACAAATTGCCCCTACAGTTATCGCAGCATTCGTATTAATGACATTATCTGTGACGAATGTGCTTATTCCTGTATCAGATGCTATTGATCGAATTCCATCTTATATAGAATCTGTTCATCGGCTTAATGTCGTAGAAAGTGATAGCTCTTTAGATGATGGAAAGGAGTTACCTGGAGATAAAGAATACGTTGTACCAAAACATGTAGATATTGAACTGAGTAATGTGTCGTATAATTACCCGAATAGTAATGAATCCGTATTAAAAGACGTATCATTGCAAATAAAGGCAGGAAAGAAAATTGCTATTTTAGGTAGAAGTGGAACAGGGAAATCTACTTTACTAAAACTGTTAACTGGGGCACTACGTCCGGTGAATGGCCAAGTTATATTGAATGGTGAACAAGCTCATACGGATTTTTTGTCAAAATATATTTCTGTATTAAACCAAAAACCACATTTATTCGATACGACAATTGGAAATAATGTGCGGATTGGTAAACCAGAGGCTAATGATGAAGAGATATGGAAGGCTTTAGAGAAAGCACAGCTAGCACCGCACATTGCTTCTCTTCCTGATGGATTACAAACAAAAATGCATGAAATGGGAAAGAGGTTTTCTGGCGGAGAAAGGCAAAGGGTAGCATTTGCAAGAACTCTTATGCAAGAAGCGCCGGTCATTGTACTTGATGAACCGACTATCGGTTTAGACCCTAAAACGGAATTAGCCTTAATAGAAACAATGTTTTCTGCAACAGAAGAAAAGACTGTTATTTGGATTACACATCATCTTGTAGGAATTGAACATGTAGATGAAGTGATTTTCCTTGATAGTGGCCAAATCGCTATGCAAGGTAGTCACGAACAGCTACTGAAAGAAAATGAGAAATATCGTAGATTATACGAGCTTGATAAAGGTATATAA
- a CDS encoding DUF6376 family protein, translated as MKFTKTMLLSIVVSIGLMGCSLVEEGKNSIDYAQKATDYVNEISAFANEAPALAEKAVNDGEARKELETKLTEIKQDIPAFNELTPPDVAKDLHQQIVGYNEKLNTLIDTSMKKIEEGKMNVEQFKNSELMQTIEQVRDLKDKVQNLGQ; from the coding sequence ATGAAGTTTACAAAAACAATGTTACTTTCAATTGTAGTTTCAATTGGTTTGATGGGATGTTCGCTAGTAGAGGAAGGAAAGAACTCCATAGATTATGCTCAAAAAGCGACAGACTATGTAAATGAAATAAGTGCATTTGCAAATGAAGCACCAGCATTAGCTGAAAAGGCCGTTAATGATGGAGAAGCTCGAAAAGAACTGGAAACGAAACTTACTGAAATTAAACAAGATATACCAGCTTTTAATGAATTAACACCACCGGATGTAGCGAAAGACCTTCACCAGCAAATCGTCGGATATAATGAAAAGTTAAATACATTAATTGATACATCTATGAAAAAGATAGAAGAAGGAAAAATGAATGTAGAGCAGTTTAAAAACTCTGAGCTTATGCAGACGATAGAACAAGTTCGTGATTTGAAAGATAAGGTTCAAAATTTAGGGCAATAA
- a CDS encoding EamA family transporter, with protein MNSYMLLLIFGIILANYSQILLKKATLQQYDSRIKEYVNPYVIIGYFLFVINAGLNVIALKGLALKQASALESLSYIIILIFSWYFLGEKITKRKIIGNIIIVIGVIVYCIQ; from the coding sequence ATGAATAGTTATATGTTATTATTGATATTTGGGATAATTTTAGCCAATTACTCACAAATATTATTAAAAAAGGCTACTTTACAACAATACGATTCTAGAATAAAAGAATATGTGAATCCTTATGTTATCATCGGCTACTTTTTATTTGTAATTAATGCCGGATTAAATGTGATCGCCTTAAAGGGTTTGGCATTAAAGCAAGCATCTGCATTAGAATCATTAAGTTATATCATCATTTTAATTTTTAGTTGGTACTTCCTAGGAGAGAAAATAACGAAACGAAAAATCATTGGCAACATTATTATTGTCATTGGTGTAATCGTCTATTGTATACAATAA
- a CDS encoding EamA family transporter: MKPTIKNYVFLHVAFLIYSIIMVYMKWASQFPIASISFFIAYFGLVVLLFGYAILWQQVIKNFEISRAYSHRGIIILWSMLWSVFLFGDTIQWNHILGAAIIIVGIVVVTKDE, from the coding sequence ATGAAACCAACTATTAAAAACTATGTATTTTTGCATGTGGCCTTCTTGATATATTCTATCATTATGGTTTACATGAAATGGGCATCTCAATTCCCTATTGCATCAATTTCATTTTTTATTGCTTACTTCGGACTTGTTGTACTTTTATTCGGATATGCAATTCTATGGCAACAAGTCATTAAGAACTTTGAAATTTCTAGAGCATATTCACACCGTGGGATTATCATACTATGGTCAATGCTTTGGTCAGTATTCCTATTTGGAGATACGATACAGTGGAATCACATACTTGGCGCAGCTATTATTATCGTCGGAATTGTGGTGGTGACAAAAGATGAATAG
- a CDS encoding S66 peptidase family protein — translation MILPKALKYGDTIGIYSPSSPVTYTSPKRFERAKLYLQKKGFRILEGSLTGQYDYYRSGSIKDRAEELNDLIRNPNVSCIMSTIGGMNSNSLLPYIDYASFQKNPKIMIGYSDATALLLGIYVKTGIPTFYGPALVPSFGEFEPFVDCTYKYFADTLLTDQHLPYNINQPLFWSDEFINWEEKTKEKDLRPNNWISVIGGKATGRIIGGNLNTIQGIWGSPYMPHIQEGDILFIEDSSKDASTIERSFSSLKINGVFDKVSGIILGKHEQFDDCGTNRKPYEILLEVLQNQKLPFLADFDCCHTHPMITLPIGIQAEIDATNKTIHIIERWRD, via the coding sequence ATGATACTTCCAAAAGCATTAAAATATGGCGATACAATTGGTATCTACTCTCCCTCTTCACCAGTAACCTATACTTCTCCAAAGAGATTTGAGCGAGCAAAATTATATTTACAAAAGAAAGGGTTTCGTATATTAGAAGGTTCACTAACAGGTCAATATGATTATTATCGTTCAGGGAGCATTAAAGATCGTGCTGAGGAACTAAATGACTTGATTAGAAACCCTAACGTTTCTTGTATCATGTCGACAATTGGCGGCATGAATTCAAATTCATTATTACCTTATATTGATTATGCTTCTTTTCAAAAAAACCCCAAAATAATGATTGGCTATTCAGACGCAACAGCGCTATTACTAGGAATTTATGTAAAAACAGGAATTCCTACATTTTATGGTCCAGCACTCGTTCCTTCTTTTGGTGAATTTGAGCCTTTCGTAGATTGCACGTACAAATATTTTGCGGATACTTTATTAACTGATCAACACCTTCCTTACAACATAAACCAGCCGTTATTTTGGTCAGATGAATTTATTAATTGGGAAGAAAAAACGAAAGAAAAAGATCTTCGACCGAACAATTGGATTTCAGTAATTGGTGGGAAAGCTACTGGACGTATTATTGGTGGGAATTTAAATACTATACAAGGTATTTGGGGTAGCCCCTATATGCCACATATTCAAGAAGGTGACATTCTCTTTATTGAAGATAGCTCAAAAGATGCATCTACTATCGAAAGAAGTTTTTCATCACTTAAAATTAACGGCGTTTTTGATAAAGTTTCAGGTATCATCCTTGGAAAACATGAGCAATTTGATGATTGTGGTACAAATCGAAAACCTTACGAAATATTATTAGAAGTATTACAAAATCAAAAACTTCCTTTTCTAGCCGATTTTGATTGTTGTCATACGCATCCAATGATTACTTTGCCAATAGGTATTCAAGCAGAGATAGATGCAACAAATAAAACGATACATATTATAGAGCGATGGAGAGACTAA
- a CDS encoding D-alanyl-D-alanine carboxypeptidase family protein — protein sequence MNRLKWGRLTILLVVILGICWFFFQGVQKSETNVDTQPLQVAELPKTGLSEKVVPPKYIPPEIDAKAAIIIDASNGDVIYQNNENEAVAPASMSKMMTAYLVLESIHNGKVRWEDPVKISAKSAQTEGAKIPMQVNDTLTVKDLYHALMIESANNSAVALAEHVAKTEKNFVQLMNEKAQQLEMSDKAKFANASGLQEPDGSETKMTAADVAKLAYHLIKDYPEILEVTHLRQSQLAFNNVNVTSTNEMLNKNNKALYIEGIDGLKTGFTDSAGYCFTGTAKQGDNRIITVVMGTKGKTKRFTETNKLMSYAFGLVN from the coding sequence ATGAATCGGTTAAAATGGGGAAGATTAACAATCCTATTAGTAGTAATTCTAGGTATATGTTGGTTCTTTTTCCAAGGAGTTCAAAAGAGTGAAACAAATGTAGATACTCAGCCTTTACAAGTGGCAGAGCTACCTAAAACAGGGCTATCTGAAAAAGTAGTTCCACCAAAATATATACCACCAGAAATTGATGCAAAAGCAGCTATTATTATCGATGCGAGTAATGGAGATGTTATTTATCAAAATAATGAAAATGAAGCTGTTGCCCCTGCTAGTATGTCAAAAATGATGACAGCATATCTCGTTTTAGAGAGTATACATAATGGGAAAGTCCGATGGGAAGATCCAGTAAAAATAAGTGCGAAATCGGCACAAACAGAGGGTGCAAAAATCCCAATGCAAGTAAATGATACATTAACTGTTAAGGACTTATATCATGCGTTAATGATTGAATCGGCTAATAATTCGGCTGTCGCTTTAGCAGAACATGTAGCTAAGACAGAAAAAAACTTTGTTCAACTTATGAATGAAAAAGCCCAGCAATTAGAAATGTCAGATAAAGCTAAATTCGCGAATGCTTCCGGATTACAGGAGCCCGACGGAAGTGAAACAAAAATGACAGCAGCTGACGTAGCAAAATTAGCGTATCATCTTATAAAAGACTACCCAGAGATATTAGAAGTGACTCACTTACGTCAAAGTCAGTTAGCATTTAATAATGTTAATGTTACAAGCACAAATGAGATGTTAAACAAAAATAATAAAGCTTTATATATAGAAGGAATAGACGGATTAAAAACAGGATTTACAGATAGCGCAGGGTATTGTTTTACAGGTACTGCAAAACAAGGCGATAATCGCATTATTACAGTTGTCATGGGGACAAAAGGTAAAACAAAACGTTTTACAGAGACGAATAAGTTAATGTCTTATGCATTTGGATTAGTTAATTAA
- a CDS encoding nitroreductase family protein produces MAKDFYSAIEDRRSIYAISKEQVVSDERIQEVIYHAVKHTPSAFNSQSARVVVLLGEQHDKLWDVTKETLRKIVPENNFAPTEEKMNAFKSGYGTVLYFEDSKVVESLQENFALYKDNFPIWSQHSSGMLQFAIWTALEIEGFGATLQHYNPLIDEEVRKEWDVPESWKLVAQMPFGKPVVSAGDKEYQPLETRVKIYK; encoded by the coding sequence ATGGCAAAAGATTTTTACTCAGCAATTGAAGACAGAAGATCTATTTACGCGATTAGTAAAGAGCAAGTAGTTTCTGATGAAAGAATTCAAGAAGTGATTTATCATGCTGTGAAACATACACCTTCGGCTTTTAATTCTCAAAGTGCAAGAGTTGTTGTATTACTAGGTGAACAACACGACAAATTATGGGACGTTACGAAAGAGACGTTACGAAAAATTGTACCTGAAAATAATTTTGCACCTACTGAAGAGAAAATGAATGCATTTAAAAGTGGCTATGGAACAGTTCTATATTTCGAAGATAGTAAAGTAGTAGAAAGTTTGCAAGAGAACTTTGCATTATACAAAGACAATTTCCCTATATGGTCTCAACACTCTTCAGGAATGTTGCAATTCGCAATTTGGACAGCGTTAGAAATTGAAGGTTTTGGTGCTACATTACAACATTACAATCCGTTAATTGATGAGGAAGTAAGAAAAGAATGGGATGTACCAGAAAGTTGGAAGTTAGTTGCTCAAATGCCATTTGGTAAACCAGTAGTTTCTGCAGGAGATAAAGAATATCAGCCATTAGAAACTCGTGTGAAAATTTACAAATAA